The following proteins are encoded in a genomic region of Ptychodera flava strain L36383 chromosome 23 unlocalized genomic scaffold, AS_Pfla_20210202 Scaffold_24__1_contigs__length_23054250_pilon, whole genome shotgun sequence:
- the LOC139124680 gene encoding uncharacterized protein yields MPSKSLLGQLLVLISCVTVSFATNADLSLEIYTIFNPMPFMVTFETGTNVSINVMSITVRNNGPDDLPSLSDGQFHYDMGMYITALEGDKMLDPVQVGSFSLNDDVVLRRANGIVAGSDQAFQVPDWPTAVINYPAEKCKTHSHLCVVIEHIGNYTDNNSDNDFFCLPFVDGLFSESVGPTNCPSDNADGIQRKIFPTLGQS; encoded by the exons ATGCCTTCCAAAAGTCTACTTGGTCAGTTACTAGTACTTATCAGCTGTGTTACAGTGTCGTTTGCAACTAATGCAG atttgtcaCTAGAAATCTATACCATCTTCAATCCCATGCCCTTTATGGTGACCTTTGAAACCGGAACGAATGTGTCAATCAACGTCATGTCAATTACAGTCAGAAACAATGGCCCAGATGATCTCCCCTCTCTCAGTGATGGTCAATTCCATTATGACATGGGTATGTACATCACGGCGTTGGAGGGGGACAAGATGCTGGATCCGGTTCAAGTCGGTTCTTTCTCTCTGAACGATGACGTAGTTTTGCGCCGCGCCAATGGTATTGTTGCTGGTAGTGACCAAGCCTTCCAGGTCCCTGATTGGCCAACTGCTGTGATCAACTACCCAGCCGAGAAATGCAAAACACACAGCCACCTTTGTGTTGTCATAGAACACATCGGTAATTACACAGACAACAACAGTGACAATGACTTCTTCTGCCTGCCATTTGTCGATGGTTTATTCAGCGAATCAGTGGGACCAACAAACTGTCCGTCAG ACAACGCAGATGGAATACAACGGAAAATATTTCCGACATTAGGACAGAGTTAA
- the LOC139124679 gene encoding uncharacterized protein gives MLTSNLTNAYAEISDLTQAMDELSEEKFEMLDRIKRMENLHREYRQKQDEINTLKIKLSTLTPRNVNKKIKRRDKKIDAMHRKIQEQTDTIENYVKQVDDLNTERQKLKCELDRIVHEKVNLQKSKSYWKRKACEYRDSSTKSDTTNKHIIHQLENENLELEETISDLLNDNNLVTFQDGKYTDSVRQVYYDLLAHNVSIENCTHIVKSVLKNMLNIDVERLPSKSLTSMLQVEALVLAQAQAATTILEHDKPNTLHSDGTRKKFVDYAGMQVSLPDKSSLSLGFQELLRGSADDYLTATLETFHELSESITQDNEEKQKIYAQLLLKSKNLMSDRHIVNKKQARVSLSKAVRNLQFIQTFGHT, from the exons ATGTTAACATCAAATCTAACCAATGCATATGCAGAAATTAGTGATTTGACACAAGCCATGGACGAACTGTCTGAAGAGAAGTTTGAAATGTTAGACAGGATTAAGAGAATGGAGAACTTACACAGAGAATACAGACAGAAACAAGATGAAATAAATACACTTAAAATAAAACTGTCAACTCTTACACCCAGAAATGTGAATAAGAAAATTAAGAGAAGAGATAAGAAAATTGATGCCATGCACAGGAAAATTCAGGAACAGACAGATACAATTGAAAACTATGTCAAACAAGTGGATGATTTGAACACAGAGAGACAAAAACTTAAGTGTGAATTAGACAGGATTGTACATGAGAAAGTAAATCTACAAAAAAGTAAGAGTTATTGGAAGAGGAAAGCATGTGAATATAGAGACAGTAGTACTAAATCAgatacaacaaacaaacatatcatACACCAGTTGGAAAATGAAAACTTAGAGTTAGAAGAAACAATATCTGATCTGTTGAATGATAACAACCTTGTCACTTTTCAGGATGGCAAATATACAGACAGCGTTAGACAGGTGTATTATGACCTGTTAGCTCATAATGTATCCATTGAAAATTGTACCCATATAGTCAAGTCTGTTCTTAAGAATATGCTAAACATTGATGTAGAGAGATTGCCAAGCAAGTCATTGACTTCAATGCTCCAGGTTGAAGCACTTGTTCTGGCACAGGCACAGGCAGCAACTACTATTTTAGAACATGACAAACCTAACACTTTACATAGTGATGGAACACGCAAAAAGTTTGTTGATTATGCGGGTATGCAGGTGTCATTGCCAGACAAGTCATCTTTATCATTGGGGTTTCAAGAACTTCTCAGGGGTAGTGCAGATGATTATCTGACAGCCACTCTTGAAACTTTTCATGAACTTAGTGAGTCCATAACACAAgataatgaagaaaaacaaaaaatctatGCACAGCTGTTACTGAAGAGCAAAAATCTTATGAGTGACAGACACATTGTAAACAAAAA GCAGGCAAGGGTTTCACTGAGCAAGGCTGTCAGAAATCTGCAGTTTATACAGACTTTTGGCCATACCTAG